A stretch of Coriobacteriia bacterium DNA encodes these proteins:
- a CDS encoding ABC transporter permease — protein sequence MRSTLFILQQLVTKDFKLKYRRSVLGVAWSVLNPLLMMAVMTLVFSNMFRFNIDHYPLYLILGTVLFTLMSDATCGAMSSIIDAAPLIKKVRVQKAVFPIEKVLFSLVNFALSLVAVAGVMLFFHFTSPADDPFYIHGTTMLMGIILVLYVVVFSVGIGLILSALSVFFRDVMHLWGVVMTAWNYLTPVFWPQNLVEFTAGMPNPGLAQALVAVENFNPMYHFVVYFRDVMMYGTIPGLQENLICLAFALGTLAVGILVFRKTQHKFILYI from the coding sequence ATGCGCAGCACGCTGTTCATCCTTCAGCAGCTCGTCACGAAGGACTTTAAGCTCAAATACCGCCGCTCGGTGCTCGGCGTTGCATGGAGCGTTCTGAACCCGCTGCTCATGATGGCCGTCATGACGCTCGTGTTCAGCAATATGTTCCGCTTCAACATCGACCACTACCCGCTGTACCTCATTTTGGGTACCGTGCTGTTCACGCTGATGAGCGACGCAACGTGCGGGGCCATGAGCTCCATTATCGACGCCGCGCCGCTCATCAAGAAAGTCCGCGTGCAAAAGGCGGTCTTCCCGATCGAGAAGGTGCTCTTTTCCCTCGTGAATTTCGCGCTTTCCCTCGTCGCCGTCGCGGGCGTCATGCTGTTCTTCCACTTCACGTCCCCGGCTGACGACCCGTTCTACATCCACGGCACCACGATGCTCATGGGCATCATCCTTGTGCTGTACGTCGTCGTGTTCTCCGTGGGCATCGGTCTCATCCTGTCGGCACTCTCCGTGTTCTTCCGTGACGTCATGCACCTGTGGGGCGTCGTCATGACGGCATGGAACTACCTCACGCCCGTGTTTTGGCCGCAGAACCTCGTCGAGTTTACGGCCGGCATGCCTAACCCGGGCCTCGCCCAGGCGCTCGTGGCCGTTGAGAACTTCAACCCCATGTACCACTTCGTCGTCTACTTCCGCGACGTCATGATGTATGGGACGATCCCCGGCCTGCAGGAGAACCTCATTTGCCTTGCGTTTGCCCTCGGCACGCTTGCAGTGGGCATCCTCGTGTTCCGTAAGACGCAGCACAAGTTCATCCTGTACATCTAA
- a CDS encoding ABC transporter ATP-binding protein produces the protein MSDESMQTPDVSHAAPAKDTRDVIVDASHVSMVFNMASEQLNSLKEYFIKLMRHELMFKEFRALNDITFQVRRGDVFGLVGTNGSGKSTMLKIVAGVLEPSEGSCTVHGTIAPLIELGAGFDMELTARENIYLNGALLGYSKQFINEHFDDIVDFAELRDFLDMPLKNYSSGMVARIAFSIATSTRPDLLIVDETLSVGDFLFQRKCEERIQRLINDDNVTVMIVSHETSQIERLCNKAVWIEKGHLRQFGPASEVCAAYRSLGA, from the coding sequence ATGAGCGACGAAAGCATGCAAACGCCCGACGTGAGCCATGCGGCGCCGGCGAAGGACACGCGCGACGTCATTGTGGACGCCAGCCACGTCAGTATGGTGTTCAACATGGCCTCAGAACAGCTCAATAGCCTCAAGGAGTACTTCATCAAGCTCATGAGGCACGAGCTGATGTTCAAGGAGTTTCGCGCCCTCAACGACATCACGTTCCAGGTTCGCCGCGGCGACGTGTTCGGCCTCGTCGGCACGAACGGCTCCGGCAAGTCCACGATGCTCAAGATCGTGGCGGGCGTGCTTGAGCCCTCGGAAGGCAGCTGCACCGTGCACGGTACGATCGCGCCGCTCATCGAGCTCGGCGCCGGCTTCGATATGGAGCTAACGGCGCGAGAGAACATCTACCTCAACGGCGCGCTGCTCGGCTACTCCAAGCAGTTCATCAACGAGCACTTCGACGACATCGTCGACTTCGCCGAGCTGCGCGACTTTCTGGACATGCCGCTCAAGAACTACTCGTCGGGCATGGTGGCGCGCATCGCGTTCTCCATCGCGACCTCGACGCGCCCCGATCTGCTCATCGTCGACGAGACGCTCTCTGTCGGCGACTTTCTGTTCCAGCGCAAGTGCGAGGAGCGCATCCAGCGCCTCATCAACGACGACAACGTCACGGTCATGATCGTCAGCCACGAGACGTCACAGATCGAGCGCCTGTGCAACAAGGCCGTGTGGATCGAGAAGGGGCACTTGCGCCAATTCGGCCCGGCAAGCGAGGTCTGCGCGGCCTATCGCAGCCTGGGCGCCTAG
- a CDS encoding glycosyltransferase, protein MTTQNIDVTLIVPTYNTGAFLDQALSTARQNDVARMEILAVNDGSTDDSLSIMRRHEQEDPRVRVIDKPNGGYGSACNRGLSEARGTYVAILEPDDYVRPHFYDEMLAFARTFPELPDVVKTPYTRVYLPCTPKERLYHCAYAHRLTLAHQPFTIFDEPRLLQHHPSIWSAMYRRAFLEEHGIRFKEAKGGGWVDNPFLVETLCQARSIVFLEKEFYCYREDLPGSSSMLRATNLAFERWNDMTDVLDRLGVDDAGVRRAHAVRGVSYLSGIMEEAKIAGSDAETQMRHMFERMPVDSVFTNPNISNPIKTLFCTVRGIEPTFDKGLYRRALVNEFVYSVRNNGLGFGLSRFALFMGRRSRISRNNPNITRGAGI, encoded by the coding sequence ATGACCACGCAGAACATCGACGTCACGCTCATCGTGCCGACGTACAACACGGGCGCCTTTCTCGACCAGGCCCTGTCGACAGCGCGTCAGAACGACGTCGCTCGCATGGAGATCCTCGCCGTCAACGACGGTTCGACCGACGACAGCCTCTCCATCATGCGGCGCCACGAGCAGGAAGACCCGCGCGTGCGCGTCATCGACAAGCCGAACGGAGGCTACGGCTCAGCCTGCAACCGTGGGCTGTCTGAGGCGCGCGGTACCTATGTCGCCATCCTTGAGCCTGACGACTACGTGCGTCCGCACTTCTACGACGAGATGCTCGCGTTCGCGCGGACGTTCCCCGAGCTGCCCGACGTCGTGAAGACGCCCTACACGCGCGTTTACCTGCCGTGCACGCCCAAGGAGCGCCTGTACCACTGCGCGTACGCCCACCGGCTCACGCTGGCACACCAGCCGTTCACGATCTTTGATGAGCCACGCCTGCTTCAGCACCACCCCAGCATCTGGTCGGCCATGTACCGCCGCGCGTTTCTCGAGGAGCACGGCATCCGCTTTAAGGAGGCCAAGGGCGGCGGCTGGGTTGACAATCCGTTCCTCGTCGAGACGCTGTGCCAGGCACGCTCCATCGTGTTCCTCGAGAAGGAGTTCTACTGCTACCGAGAGGACCTGCCCGGTTCGTCGTCCATGCTGCGCGCGACCAATCTGGCGTTTGAGCGTTGGAACGACATGACGGACGTCCTCGATCGCCTCGGCGTAGACGACGCCGGCGTGCGCCGCGCCCACGCAGTTCGCGGCGTGTCGTACCTCTCGGGCATTATGGAGGAAGCCAAGATCGCCGGCAGCGACGCTGAGACGCAGATGCGCCACATGTTCGAGCGCATGCCGGTCGACAGCGTCTTCACGAACCCGAACATCTCCAACCCCATCAAGACGCTGTTCTGTACCGTCCGGGGCATCGAGCCGACGTTCGACAAGGGCCTGTACCGCCGCGCACTCGTGAACGAGTTCGTCTACAGCGTGCGCAACAACGGCCTGGGCTTCGGCCTGTCGCGCTTCGCCCTGTTCATGGGGCGTCGCTCGCGCATCAGCCGCAACAACCC